The Corvus moneduloides isolate bCorMon1 chromosome 1, bCorMon1.pri, whole genome shotgun sequence nucleotide sequence tttcacGTATCTCACCTGAAATCTTTCTCATACTGCAAACTTTTCGATTTTAAGCAATAAAgctatttcaagaaaaatatgtatatgACCAGTGTTATCTTTAATTTGTTCTTTGTGCATGCTCCAGTTTTGGTAATTAAACCTTTGTAGTGTAGTCCCACTATTTGCAGGTAGCCTACACTTTTTAATTAGTGCTACGTCAGTAGACTTAATATCTGCTTTAAAACATGCGTTTCTTGTAACCATTCATCATACAATGAGCTGTTCCTAGACCCAAGGAGAACCACCCTGtgtcttttccccttcccttacATGTAATGTGATAGTTATTGGAAATAAGTTATAATGCAttggaaattttctttcatgcaTTATTCTACTTGTTCAGTTTTTAAGTGAAACTGGCAGAGGAAAAGATCAGACTATTGTTTAATACAATTCACAAGCCAGCACTGGGAAAATGGTTGAGGTTAGATGCATTCTTTCCTGCATCTCATCCTCCAGTTTAATTTAGCCCAGACAAGTTCCCTACCTTGCTTTGCCCCTTGGGTTCACCACATGGATTCACAAAACCTTGTGGTGACACAAGAGAGAAGAGAGCATGTTGCAAGAAGAGGCAACCAAGAACACTATGactgtgtttttcattttatattggTTTAAAAGATTCTCAGACAGAGGAGGCAAAATTTGTATCTCTGCTTATCTGTAAAGAGCAACATTGTACCAGACTTCAGAGGATGCTTTGTAGGCCTATTTGCATATGACCGTGGATGCAGGGTAAGTGGGTGCTGGTAGAAGAAGAGGTTTGTGAATGAAGATTACGTGTAACTATCAAGAAAATTGCATGTTCTCCTGTAAAAGTAATGTGGTGGGATAGCTACACAGCCTGTTCTAAAACCAATTGCACCTGTGCATTGTACCAGCAGTGTAGTCTAAAAGAGAGATGTAAATTGCCAGGGCAGACGACATTATGGTGAGCAACAGAGACTCCTGGAGGAAGTACAATGCAGGTAAATAGATCTATTGGAATGTCCTCAGAATAACATTCTCTCTGCCACTTTGGTTGCTGTATTTTGATAAGCAGCCAGTCTCTGAGTCAGGCTTGTTTTCCTGGTAGCATAGTACATAAATGATGCACTGTGTCAGCAGGTGGAAGGTTATTGTGCTACACAAGCTGTGTGACAGAGAACACACACTGAACCTGGAAATCCATTTTCATGAGTAGgataaaaaatatatcttttttctttcagaaacagcaaaaacaaaacccacagaagaTGACAGTGAATTAGACATATCAGCTCTATGTCCCAAGGTGACTTTTTTTCAGTCAGCCCtgtcttgcttttaaaatctatATAGATAATGAGAGACTATCTAGATTGCTGTCTGTTCTTCTGTGGAAGACTTTAAGCTCCCCAGGAGGCCGTGTTCCTGAACTAAGCAGTATGCTTTAGACGATTCATTGTCTCCACCTTTAGCCTTATACTAATTAACCTACTGTATTTGTGACTTCTGGCCTTCAAGGTAATGGTTTCTTTGGCCTACTGAGCTaagaatgtgtttattttgtattgGCTGTAGAATGATTACATTAGAATTTAATAGCAAAGGTGGTTACTTTCATTTGCAATAGTGAAATTGCAGTTGATTTTTATCAAGTTAAAATACAAAAGGGAAACATTAATGGAAGACCTGTGTAATTCGTCAGATATTTTTGTAAATGCttgtttaataattttcagtgaCAGTGCAAATAGGTATATTATCTATAAAATCCTTCTACATATGTATGAGAACACTCAAATATCTCATTTTTCTCCTAGTATTCTAAATGACTGTATGGCAAAGGTTTTTCTGTTATAATCAGAATACCGGttgatagaaaaaaattcatcttaATAGGAATTGCAGTAGTTGATCAGTAGTGTATAAAGCCTGACTTTGACAGTGATTGTTTTGAAGGTGgttttctgctgtggaaaaaaaaacctccaaaagaAATATCCCATGGGATAAAAATTCATAGCTGACATACCTGAATATTGTTGAATAAATTGGTAAGGGATAATGGGTTTTTTGTTCAGCTAATTTTTGATGGTCTTACAGATATTGGGCTGTTTTTCTGGTCCAAGTTTACTCGTTTCATTACATTACGCGTATTTCGTATTTGCAGGCTGATTCTGCTTTCATGACAGTAGGATTActttcagaatgaaaaactgGAATTTTCTATGCTTCTTTAGTATAATTGTGGTGGTCAACCAGTGTCAAACCTCCACATTACTACAGCTTTTCGTTATTACAAAGAGGGATGCTTCACTTCTAAGGATTGTATACTATTTTCATGTTTCTACAGTTAAAGCTTAAATAGGAGGTGATTTGTGTTGCTATGACATACAAGAGGGACTTTTTTCAGTCTGTAAGCATTGGCTTTCTGTAGTGTGATTTTTTTGAGTATAAGAATACCCTGTATGGGACTGTTTTTTGTGTAGGTTAGCCCTGCAATTGTTGCCAAAGAGCTGTCAGTGTCTGACACAGATGTCTCAGAAGTATCCTGGACCGATAATGGGACCTTTAACCTATCCGAGGGGTATTCTCCACAGACAGACACATCTGATGGTATGTAACAGCCTCATCTGTATCATCCATGGATTCCAGTCGTGCAGATTACCTCAAAACGATTAGACAATTTGAAGGCAGAAGGTTTCggggttgttgtttttccctctgaaatgaATTTAGGGTTCATCATAGTGTTTTGTATAGTTTTGGGTACATCTTGTGTAACAACTGTCCTCatcttaaaaatgcttttgtgggTAAGCTaagcaaagaaaagctgagGAAGAAACAGTGAATACTCTTGACTTGTTAAACAGCCAATTAAAGAAAGTATTACTAGGTTTTACTACTAGAAATGAAGACAGCCAGCAATGAGCCTATGAAGACTTAGACTCGGAAAAGATTCTCAAGCACTTGGCTTGATCCTGACCAGAAAaaagtttttactttttacagaCTAAGCTATCAGTAAACACTTTGCAGGAATAAAGATTAAGGACAGCAGTAGTTTGGTGTAGTCTTACCTGTGGATCTGTTGCTCTGCTCATCTTGCATTTCTCCTAGGAAAAGTTCACTGTAAATGGCAAGCAGGATGATACTACAGGCCAAATCagtaattgaaattatttttctagtatTTCAAGTTGTAAATAGACAGCACTGTATGATCACAGAACTGTAAGTTGTAAAGAGCAATTGCCATTCATCTCATTCATCTTCCTATCCAAAGCAGGTTCAAAGCTGTTCATTGAAGCTTTATGAAGTTTCTCAGGGCTGCGACCATTTGAATTCTGATCACCTCCAGTTGTAGAGATTCCGCAACTTCCCTGGAAAGCCTTTTTTAGTATTTGCTTACCCTCATgatgaaaaggtttttttcttgtagtgAATCAAAATTTCCCATGTTCCAGTTTGTGTCAGTTTACTCTGATCTTTTCACTGTGCACTGTCTAGAAAAGTCAGGCCCATCTTCTCTCTACCTTCCCATTCAGTAGTTAAACTGATTCCCACTTTGCCACCTTCTCTTGGGGCTGAACAAGGCCCATTCTCTCAGCATCTACATACTACCGTTCTCTAGCTCCCTAAATAATCATGCTGGCCCTCCAGGGGACTCAGTCCTGTATGCCATTGTCTGCCTAGAACTGGAGAGGTCCAAACTGGGCAAAGTACTTCAGTGTGCACTGTCAGTTGCTGAATAGAGGAGGAAAATCCCTTCCACTGACTTTCTGCCTTCAATTTTGCTATTACAGCTCAGTGTGTGATCAGCCTTCCTTGCTGCAAGGGCATACAACTGACTTGCTGCCCACAGATCTTCTTCTGGAAAGCTGCTTTCTGTCTTGTTGCCCCAAGCCTGTACTGCTGCACAGGTTATTCCATCTCAGATGGAGGATTTCACGTCTGCTTTTGGTGAATGTCACAATGTTCCTTTTCAGCCTGTTCCTTTATACAGCCTGTTGAGGTCCCTCTGAAGGCATCCTGACCTCCAGAATATCAAATACACCTGCCCCACAGCAGTTCCTTTCTGCCCATGAACTTGCAGAGTGCACTCCATCCTGTCATCCAAGTCATTAATAAAAACCTTGAGCAGTGCTGGTTTCAGTCCCTGTGACAGACACCAATAAccagcctccagctgcacctTGTGTTGCTGATGAAGCCTTTGACCCTGGCAGTCCGGCCACTTTTCCACCCACCTTACGGTTCCCTTGCCCTGTTCGCTCACCAGCTTGGCTGTAAGGATCGTGTGAGAAACTGTATTTAAAGCCTTGctaagtgaaaaataaacaagataACTCTTCCTCCCCATGAAGCATTTCAGCAAATGGGACATACACAAAAGTGCAAGACCAAATGGGATCCATCTGAGGACTGGCTCATCTGTCAAAGCTCTGTGCATTCGAGCCACCACTCTGCGTACAGCACAACccttcctcctcatcttcccAGCCTGTCTTTCctaaagaaaatggagaaaattacATATGAGTCATTTTTAGGATTTATTTCCTTAACCCTTATGAATGCTCCTACGACAAGGTCCTATTGCTTGTTTTTCATAGAAAGTAAgttcaaactgatttttttttaccctctcATTCAAATACTTGATGAAAGTATTCTCTTGTGCTTATTTAGGCCTCTTCCACAGGCCATGTACTCCACGGTATGTTTTACACATTTCTAATAACAAATATTGTCTCGTTCATTAATGCAAATGTTAAAATGTAATGTTTTAATTGATTACATCCTGCTTTTTATCCTCTTGAAAACATGATACAGTTCTGATCATCTGTAGAGTTTCCatctcttgtttcctttttaatgcAAGCATTGgccaagaaaggaaaaagaaaattttacattggttttatatatttatttaaaaagatgaacattcttttttattattccatATGCATGTTAAAAGCTTGTAACACATCCTTACATGCTTACATACTTACATgtattgtgaagaaaaataaatattataaattttAGGGCTTTATGTGGTTGGTATATTTAGAAATAGCTGTGCTGAAGATTTGCATGGGTTTTTTCATTACAGATAGATACCAGAAAAAATTAgctttagaaattattttgttcaaaTAGTTAAGTTGATACCAGTTGATTTGTGGTGCTGGATTTATGACCTCAAAACCATTTTGTTTTAGATTTCACATAATGCTCTTTCTAGTTGAGACCTACTAGAGTATGGATTAGTAAATGTATTCAAAGGAACACTTACTAATTGCATTTTTACATGTGACTGTCTTTTTGGGAAACCTTTTGTGAGTGCTaacactgttttcttctgttaacCCTGTAACAGATTTTGACCGACCTAGTGATCATGAAGAAGCTTTCGCTAGAGATCTTTTAGAGTTTCCCTCTTTAGAAAATGGTGCTGGCACAAATGATGACGATGACTCAAGCATCGGTTTGCCCACCCAGCAAAAACGAAGGAAAGAGCAAACAGGTGTCAAGGTGGATCACGCTTCCAGACAGAGTAAAGAGAGACCATCCACTGCAGGGTTGTCCTTGCCTTTGACCAGTGACCAAACCTTTAATTTAATGAGTGGAATTGCTGGTGACGTCATCACGGCAGCGGTGTCTGCTGCCATCAAAGACCAGCTGCAGTCCCTACAGCAAGCTCCCTCACAGGCAGCGCCCAGTTTGAGCGAGGAGACAGACACAGAGGAAGCTGATGATTTCGAACTGCTTGACCAGTCTGAGCTAGAGCAGATTGAGAAAGAATTGGGACTTTCACAAGGCCAAGAAGCAGAatcccaggaaaagaaaaagtcttcaGGCTTCCTTTCAAATCTGCTTGGAAGTCATTAACCTGGAAGCTATAGCTGGttacacagaagaaattaaacataaaacagaaaaaaaaaaaaaaaaaaaaattctgagctGTAAGCTTTAACTATCCCTTTAGATGTGTTGTAATAATTTCCCTTACGCAGAGTGAATTAACTGGATAAATATCAGCTAATACTGATAGTTTAATGTTTCTGGTAGTTATACCTCAATGTAATAGCATGGAAATGAATTATCTATCCACTGTTTGGTTGCAGATGTGTGGCGGAAGTCAGTTGTTAAAAACAGTTTGGGGGAGAggtttcttttatcttttttccaaCTATTTATTTTGGGGTCCTGAGCCAAATTCTCGATATCGACAGTTTATTTACTCTAGTTTTCCAATCAGGTAACAAATTAATGACTCACATTGTGAGGGCAAGTTATCAGAGGACTGCAGTGAGATTATAACTACATCTCACCTCCTTCAATCCTACCAAAAAGTATGGATCCCTGCAGTTAGCATTATGTGTAGTTCATCTACTATATATGAAACACATTAACGGGCACAACTCGAGTTTAAATATGTGTGCAACACTATAAAAACCCCTTGATTTCATACTTAAAACCTTTGAATTATTTTGGATATGGTGATGCATTTCCAAGTTTTTTGCTGTTATAGGCCTGTAGAATTGTAAAGTGGCATGTTATATGACTGACCACCTGCTGTGTTCCTTGATGGAGTCTGGTCCTTGGCAGTATTGCCCATGTGAAGTCAGCCAATGAATTTTATGTTTAAAGTTAATATTGTGTAAACTGAACAACCTTTTTGGGAGCACGTGAGGGTAGTTATTGTTTGGAGTAAAGATTAGAGAttagagattaaaaaaagcatAAAGGCTTTTTAGGTGCCACTTCCTTAATTTGAGATTCTGTaggttttggtttggctttttttccccatgataGCTGCTTCCACTTGCAACAAAAGTTGTGTTGCAAGCTGAATATGTTAAGATACTTAAAAGTATTTGGTGAGGTCAGTTGCTGGAGAAGACACTCAGAATCTTCTTCTTGGcatgtaatttaaaacaaagaagaacttgtttaaattatttgcCGGTTTAAAGTCCACATATGCTGAGTGAGTGGCATGGGATCTCAAGCAGATAACTTATTTTTCTAGGGCTTTTTTGTTCACCTGTGACAAAACTGCACTGCAATACCAAGCAATAGTAATCCAAGAAATAGGAAGAAGTAAAGCTAGTTTTTCTAATGTGATGTAAACCATTAGCCAAGTTGAGGGACCATGTCAGCTGCTACTACTGCTCAAGTAAATTTCCATTTGCTGGCATTTGAAGAGGTGAATACTGTTATCTTGGACCCTCAAAAAGTACAGCAACAGATGATAAAAATCTTCCACTAACATATATGTGTAGGTAAACCTGTGTTTGAAATTAacttcattttgtattttttttccttttgaggtGAAAAAATAGGCAGATGGCCAAAAAGAGTATAGCAAAAGAAAGGATGCTGAGATTTTTTGACACTAGCTTTATTGTTGCATGTGCTTTTTGTGTCAGTAATGCATATTGACCGTGTTTGCTGTCCTTTACCAGTAAAAGGGTAAGCCTGTGCCTTCATTATCAAACACATTATGAAATAAGTGGATGCTGGATATAGATCCCACAAGATGCAGCTTTCAAAATTACAGTATCTCAACACCTGAGTTTCTGGAAATCATTAGAAAACATGGCCCACATCACTTCCACAGCATTGGTTGTGAagtttcttcttcagctttcaCCAGCCTGTCCTTctcatttggaaaaaacaaataaacaaaaaaaccaaacacccgaccaaaattaaaagaagcttTTGTTGGAACATCAGTGAGTTTAAAAAGTTCTCAGATGACTTAGAAGCCTCATTTTCTTGCTGCATGTTTAGGACAATCTGTACAGTTAAAAAGAGTACAAATCCAAGTTGCTGATGAAACTTTGTAGGACACTCAAACAACTATGTGCTTCCTTGTCCAGGAGTACTGGTGCCAGAAGGGGAAAAcaggctgcaggacagggagaggcgggagggagggagggagcagtcCTTCACAGGCTTTTCTGGAGAAGATTTGCAGGACAGACTAGCTGGCTGTCAATGGTGGCATTGTAACAGCGTGCactttattattgttttatgAAGAATATTTGTGGTTATAAAAGTATGTAACACAGGGGCACTCTTCTAGAATAATAGATTAGATCAGAAGGAAATGCAGTTGGAGGAGTTTCTCAGACTTTTTGTGAATTACCCATTTTCTGGTTTCAAGATAGGTAAGTAGATTGATTTTTCTCCAGTACGAGtcacatttcttttctcccagaaagaaaaaaacaaccaaaacttGAACAAGTAAATCACTAAAGTTAGGGACATAGTTGCTTAGTTGAGTGtctttagaattttttttccgCTGTCATGGTAGTCAATTACATTCAAGCCCCTAAATACTGTGTAATGGGAAGGATGTAATTCTGTAACATTTAATATTCTTCCTCAGGTAGTGAAAAGACGTCTAATTTTCTGCAGGAAATaatcccttccctcccacacaACCACATGAAAGAAGCACTTTGCTTGGATACAATACATTCCACTGCCAGCAGTTCGccagcaaaacacaaagaaaatgtttctctcCTTTGTGGATCCTTTCCACACTGCCTTCAGTTGGAAATCCCTTGAGAAAACTTCATTTTGCTATATTATAGCAGCAGCCACAAAATAGCAGTTCCTTAAAAATTCCTGTCACAATGGTCCACAGCGTCTTTCTTCCTGAGAATGGTCGTCACCTTCCAATCCTTCAAACTGGATGCATGGGCAGGAAGACAGGGTATAAGACAGTACATAGCTCTGAAACATGCAGTTTTTCCATGGAAAGCCTGCTTGCGTGCGATTTCCAGTCAAAAGGCACACGGGCAGCGTAGAGGGCAGGGTGTGAGGCAATGCCGTGGGGTAACAGCGTGTGATCCTGCCCTGGGATCAGTACTGCTTGTGTTGTGTGTGTGCTCTTACCTGGCAGTAAAGGGCTCACCCTCCTGTGCCTTGCAGTGGCTTCTTCATGCATCCTGATGGAAGAAAACGACCTATGTCAGGGCAGGGATGCAGGTCACTCTTCTGTGCTCGGAAAATTCCCCCTTGTGTCAGTACATGTGAGTGACAGGATCACCATCTGATTGGTGGCCTTAGGTGTCAAATCTAGTGCAAAACCGCCCGTTTCCAGCACACAGGGTTTCCATGTGTATGTACCACACACCTACTGACCATTCTTCTGTTTGTTAGTGGAAAAAATATACTATTCTATGCAGAGGAAGTTAAGTAATTGTAACCCAAAGTAACAGGATCTGAAAAGATACTCGTTCTACTTGTTCTGTGTTTGTTCTGCACTTTTTCCAGGCTGTCCCAGCCTTCTGAACAAAGTCCCTGTAGTCTCCATGTCTGTTCTCAGCACATGAGCGGCGTCGCGGTCTGTGAGTAACCCCCACCCGGGCAACCAGAAACTGGAGAATTACAAAATGTCCGTATTTAAGTATTCTGCAGCACTTTACCTGCCCGATCACTGTTTTGTAAACATGGAACTATTATATTGattgttttaataaatatgtGTTAGTTTTTATCTTTCATAATCTCATCGTGTGTTTGCTCCCAGAAATGGAAAAACCCTGTAGCAACAAACGGGGTGACCTTATCGCTCTCTacagctacctgaaaggaggtcaggtgggggtcagcctcttctcccaggtaaccagtgacaggacaagcaGACAGTCTTAAGCTGCAACAGGGAAGGTTTAGGGTAGggcattaggaagaatttctttacagaaagggtgattagataCTGGAAtgggtggtggagtcaccgtccctggaggtgtttcagGAAAGACTGGGCGTGTTGACAAGGTTGTGTTAGGTCATAGGCTGGACTCGATCATCTCAGACATCTTTTCCAACCTAcctgattctgtgaaaacaagcaaacaaacaaacaaaacaaaaccccaaacccaaccaaccGAACACaaatccccagcccagcccctggccgGAGCGCCCTCCGCTCCCGTAGCCTTTCCCGGGCGCCGCCCGTGCCCGCGCCCTCCGGCCGCCAGGGGGCAGGCGCGGCCCGCTCCCGCCGGACGCCGCGCGGCCGCTTCCGGCCCGCGTGCCCCGCCCCGCCACGGCCCCCGCGCGCCGCCGGCCGCAGGTGCGTGTCCCGGGGCTGAGGGGCGGGATGGCCTGGCATGGCATGGCCTGGCATGGCATGGcctggcatggcatggcatggcctGGCATGGGGCGGCCCGGCATGGCATGGGGCGGCCTGGCCCTGTCCGGTCCTGCTCGGCCCGGCTtggctcggctcggctcggctcggctcggcccggcccggcccggcccggcccggccgagCCGGCTGCGCTCCCTTGGGATGCAGGCTTCCTGTGAGCCCGGCCTGGGCCACGCCTGGCCTGGAGGCTCCCGGCTGCCGCCTGCGTCCCGTCTTatctcttgttttgttttattttattttgtttctctttaggTTTTGCCCGATTTTTTGTTGTCCATGTAGTAAACGCCTGCCTCGTCCCAGAATTAGGGACACGGACGCATTTTAAATCCAACCGAAGGCAGCTAAAAATCAGCTGCAAAAAGGAGCCTCAGGGGAGATCGCGATTTGCCTGGAAGGATTTGGCTGTGCTGCGGGCTTGTGAGTGCCTGGGATTTCGCTTTCCTGAGCCCCACACAAGGTAGGACTTGAGGCTTCGATCCTGTGGCTTAAATTGGGAGGGGAGAATGCAGGCGGGTTGTGGGAACGTGTTGTGTAACTACACGGGATTTCTCTGCTTTATGCTGTTTGAGTTGTAAACACGTCTCCGCGTCAGAGGGGAAGGTTTGTGGCTTTAGATTCTCCTGGTTCCACACCTCTTCTGAGCTGCTTTCTTTTGGGTGGGGCGGAGCGGGGGGAGGTTGGGTGTTTTACACACCCCCATGTTAAGGTAGCGTGTAGCCTGTCTGCCCGTCACAGACCAGAACAGAGTCTTCTGCCGCGGGTTCCTGCAAGGAGTTTGTCACTAGCAGCCAGCGTGGCTCTGCGTCAGTGGTTTATGGCAGCAGGATTGGTGCTTGGG carries:
- the RETREG1 gene encoding reticulophagy regulator 1 isoform X2, encoding MPDSEDLGQDDSWKVTDSSQDYRPRINQCISDALMNLFVFLQEMSHFKEQNPGKFCLLVCSICTFFTVVGSYIPGVVLSYVLLLCAFLCPFLKCNEFGQKLCSKIKAVLMKLDFGIVEYINQKKKERSETAKTKPTEDDSELDISALCPKVSPAIVAKELSVSDTDVSEVSWTDNGTFNLSEGYSPQTDTSDDFDRPSDHEEAFARDLLEFPSLENGAGTNDDDDSSIGLPTQQKRRKEQTGVKVDHASRQSKERPSTAGLSLPLTSDQTFNLMSGIAGDVITAAVSAAIKDQLQSLQQAPSQAAPSLSEETDTEEADDFELLDQSELEQIEKELGLSQGQEAESQEKKKSSGFLSNLLGSH